One Herpetosiphonaceae bacterium genomic region harbors:
- a CDS encoding sulfotransferase family 2 domain-containing protein has translation MIISHTYRYLFVELPRTGSTAISRELRAHYDGKPILSKHATYCDFLKSASAEEKKYLVFAGIRNPLDDAVSHYFKYKTDHRQQFTDPRKVGKKRMSIYYFDKLAFHFVRQRSADFPTFFKTFYKIPYNNWSQLSHKQFDFILRFESIQDDFASALELIGIQPIRPLPIVNRTSGKAGDFWSYYTPEIIPRARRIFGPFMKQWGYQFPPEWGPTEVPWWNQLEFDVFNVFRSIYWKHLKAYL, from the coding sequence ATGATCATCAGCCACACATACCGCTACCTGTTTGTCGAGCTGCCGCGCACCGGCTCCACGGCGATCAGCCGCGAGCTGCGAGCACACTACGATGGCAAGCCGATCCTGTCGAAGCACGCCACGTACTGCGACTTTTTAAAGAGCGCCAGCGCTGAAGAAAAGAAGTACCTTGTGTTCGCCGGGATACGTAATCCGCTTGACGACGCGGTGAGTCACTACTTCAAATATAAAACCGATCATCGTCAGCAATTTACTGATCCCCGCAAGGTCGGTAAGAAACGCATGTCGATCTATTACTTCGACAAGCTGGCATTTCATTTCGTACGGCAGAGAAGCGCTGATTTTCCAACGTTTTTCAAGACCTTCTACAAGATTCCCTACAATAACTGGAGCCAGCTATCGCATAAACAGTTCGATTTTATTCTCAGGTTCGAGAGCATTCAAGACGATTTTGCCAGCGCGCTTGAACTGATCGGCATTCAGCCGATCCGTCCGCTGCCGATCGTCAACCGAACCAGCGGCAAGGCAGGCGATTTCTGGTCGTACTACACGCCTGAGATCATCCCGCGCGCCCGGCGCATCTTCGGCCCGTTCATGAAGCAGTGGGGCTATCAGTTCCCGCCGGAGTGGGGGCCGACTGAGGTACCCTGGTGGAATCAGCTAGAGTTCGACGTGTTTAACGTCTTCAGATCGATCTATTGGAAGCATTTGAAAGCCTATCTCTAA